In one window of Clupea harengus chromosome 4, Ch_v2.0.2, whole genome shotgun sequence DNA:
- the LOC105906844 gene encoding F-box only protein 6-like — protein MKRRQMGNISNASKTEDWENGSVDVPSLPVAVLEEIFQNLPAEQVVCVCRLVCREWRDVVDCACLWKERCRREGLRPSDPVKTPSDWRLFYILCKKRRNLLKNPKAEDGFARWELIENGGDKWKIEGVSVEHPDGTVNKHFATSYFSCMKRQVVDLQAEGYSPAFMDEFQPDILISDWYAPRWDCGCEYEISVQLLSAGKKVLKSFSPDKVNFEQWNDQKWNQVTHVFRSYGRGVRYVGFIHGGKDTQFWAGWYGIRVTNSSVEICPAGETKERVQPEVLHGSPENPIRKSPRHFPDLNNGKAGR, from the exons ATGAAGAGGAGACAAATGGGCAATATATCGAATGCCTCAAAAACTGAGGATTGGGAAAAC gGCTCTGTAGATGTCCCATCTCTTCCTGTGGCGGTGTTAGAGGAGATATTCCAAAACCTTCCCGCTgagcaggtggtgtgtgtgtgtcggctggTGTGTCGTGAGTGGAGGGATGTGGTGGACTGTGCGTGTCTGTGGAAGGAGAGGTGTCGACGGGAAGGCCTTCGGCCTAGTGACCCAGTCAAAACTCCAAGTGACTGGCGACTGTTCTATATCCTATGCAAAAAGAGACGCAATTTATTGAAAAATCCCAAAGCTGAGG ATGGCTTTGCGCGATGGGAACTCATAGAAAATGGAGGGGACAAATGGAAAATAGAAGGTGTCTCTGTGGAACATCCAGATGGAACTGTCAACAAGCACTTTGCTACCTCATATTT TTCATGTATGAAGCGGCAGGTGGTTGACCTACAAGCCGAGGGCTACAGTCCTGCTTTCATGGATGAATTTCAACCTGACATTTTAATATCTGATTG GTATGCACCACGTTGGGATTGTGGATGTGAGTATGAGATCAGTGTTCAGCTGCTCAGTGCAGGAAAGAAAGTGCTCAAGTCTTTCAGTCCTGACAAGGTGAATTTTGAGCAATGGAATGACCAGAAATGGAATCAG GTTACTCATGTGTTTAGGAGCTATGGGAGAGGCGTCCGCTATGTGGGATTCATTCATGGAGGGAAGGACACACAGTTCTGGGCTGGCTGGTATGGAATCCGGGTCACAAACAGCAGTGTTGAGATCTGTCCTGCAGGGGAAACAAAAGAAAGGGTCCAACCCGAGGTCCTGCATGGTTCTCCAGAGAACCCAATCAGAAAATCGCCTAGACACTTTCCAGATTTAAACAATGGAAAAGCAGGCCGGTGA
- the LOC105906738 gene encoding sodium-dependent lysophosphatidylcholine symporter 1 isoform X2 gives MTATDYETTCAPTASGDGNCKKAPPGIPLYRKLCYAVGGMPYQMTGNAKGFFMQIYLLDVVQMTPFYVSIILFLGRAWDAITDPLVGYAVSKSGRTRIGKLIPWILLSTPFAVLSYVMLWTTPQDNMTPASSFCWYFIWCCLFDTFMSCYHVPYSSLNMFLGGDQRDRDSATGYRMGMEVFATLAGAAIQGQIVGVYHAKRAHDCNMLNQSEVLGLSGYNSTSALTDTLHNTRRAYVVAAVILAALYFMCCLVLFLGVKEQLAPLSKLDRIQVPYLTGMKMVWKHTPYVWLVFGFLFSSLAFQMAQGNLALFCTHAAGMAGYFQHLVLILLMYIPALAGIAIVKSNLVIFILMSILAGSSLAALYLLPWSMLPDVVDDFKVRNPSCTDLEPMFYSCYVFFNKFGGGMAIGISTLALHFAGYKPGVCKHNTVVITTLHVLFAPVPICLILVGMALFYFYPINEKRRQEIRSALEEAANGGMVREDFPL, from the exons ATGACAGCAACAGATTATGAGACGACATGCGCTCCCACTGCGTCCGGAGATGGAAATTGTAAAAAG GCACCTCCTGGTATCCCTTTGTACAGAAAACTGTGCTATGCAGTCGGAGGAATGCCGTATCAGATGACTGGCAATGCCAAAGGTTTCTTCATGCAGATCTACTTGCTGGATGTTGTGCAG ATGACCCCCTTCTATGTGTCTATCATTCTCTTCCTTGGCCGAGCCTGGGATGCCATCACTGACCCACTTGTGGGCTATGCAGTCAGCAAGAGTGGTCGGACTCGCATTGGCAAACTCATTCCGTG GATTCTGTTATCCACTCCATTTGCGGTTCTTTCTTACGTCATGCTTTGGACCACCCCCCAGGACAACATGACTCCTGCGTCTAGTTTCTGCTGGTATTTCATCTGGTGTTGTCTGTTTGACACCTTCATGAGT TGCTACCATGTTCCTTATTCTTCACTGAACATGTTCCTTGGTGgagaccagagagacagagactctgCCACAGGATACC GAATGGGAATGGAGGTGTTTGCAACACTGGCTGGAGCAGCAATTCAGGGTCAGATTGTAGGGGTTTACCATGCAAAGAGGGCCCATGACTGCAATATGCTGAACCAAAGTGAAGTTCTTGGTCTATCTGGCTATAACAGTACTTCAGCCCTTACAGACACCCTGCATAATACA AGGAGAGCCTATGTGGTGGCTGCCGTCATCTTGGCTGCCCTGTACTTcatgtgttgtcttgtgttgttCCTGGGAGTGAAAGAACAGTTGG CTCCACTGAGTAAACTGGATCGCATCCAAGTGCCATACCTGACCGGTATGAAGATGGTGTGGAAACACACGCCCTACGTTTGGCTGGTGTTcggcttcctcttctcctcactcgCCTTTCAG ATGGCTCAGGGTAACCTTGCCCTCTTCTGCACCCATGCTGCTGGAATGGCAGGGTATTTCCAACACCTCGTACTCATCCTCCTG aTGTACATTCCTGCCTTGGCAGGGATTGCCATTGTGAAGAGTAATCTGGTTATCTTCATTCTGATGTCAATATTGGCTGGATCTAGTCTTGCTGCACTTTACCTTTTACCATG GTCAATGCTCCCAGATGTGGTGGACGACTTCAAGGTCAGAAATCCGTCTTGCACAGACCTGGAGCCTATGTTCTACTCATGCTATGTCTTCTTCAACAAATTTGGAGGAGGCATGGCTATAGGAATCTCCACGCTGGCTCTTCA TTTTGCAGGTTACAAGCCTGGTGTGTGCAAACACAACACGGTGGTGATCACAACCCTGCATGTGCTGTTTGCCCCTGTGCCCATCTGTCTGATCCTGGTGGGCATGGCCCTCTTCTACTTCTACCCCATCAACGAGAAGCGACGACAGGAAATCAGGAGTGCACTTGAAGAGGCAGC GAATGGTGGCATGGTGAGAGAGGACTTTCCCCTCTGA
- the LOC105906738 gene encoding sodium-dependent lysophosphatidylcholine symporter 1 isoform X1: MTATDYETTCAPTASGDGNCKKAPPGIPLYRKLCYAVGGMPYQMTGNAKGFFMQIYLLDVVQMTPFYVSIILFLGRAWDAITDPLVGYAVSKSGRTRIGKLIPWILLSTPFAVLSYVMLWTTPQDNMTPASSFCWYFIWCCLFDTFMSCYHVPYSSLNMFLGGDQRDRDSATGYRMGMEVFATLAGAAIQGQIVGVYHAKRAHDCNMLNQSEVLGLSGYNSTSALTDTLHNTRRAYVVAAVILAALYFMCCLVLFLGVKEQLAPLSKLDRIQVPYLTGMKMVWKHTPYVWLVFGFLFSSLAFQMAQGNLALFCTHAAGMAGYFQHLVLILLASATLAIPVWQAVLVRIGKKTTIFIGLSMYIPALAGIAIVKSNLVIFILMSILAGSSLAALYLLPWSMLPDVVDDFKVRNPSCTDLEPMFYSCYVFFNKFGGGMAIGISTLALHFAGYKPGVCKHNTVVITTLHVLFAPVPICLILVGMALFYFYPINEKRRQEIRSALEEAANGGMVREDFPL, from the exons ATGACAGCAACAGATTATGAGACGACATGCGCTCCCACTGCGTCCGGAGATGGAAATTGTAAAAAG GCACCTCCTGGTATCCCTTTGTACAGAAAACTGTGCTATGCAGTCGGAGGAATGCCGTATCAGATGACTGGCAATGCCAAAGGTTTCTTCATGCAGATCTACTTGCTGGATGTTGTGCAG ATGACCCCCTTCTATGTGTCTATCATTCTCTTCCTTGGCCGAGCCTGGGATGCCATCACTGACCCACTTGTGGGCTATGCAGTCAGCAAGAGTGGTCGGACTCGCATTGGCAAACTCATTCCGTG GATTCTGTTATCCACTCCATTTGCGGTTCTTTCTTACGTCATGCTTTGGACCACCCCCCAGGACAACATGACTCCTGCGTCTAGTTTCTGCTGGTATTTCATCTGGTGTTGTCTGTTTGACACCTTCATGAGT TGCTACCATGTTCCTTATTCTTCACTGAACATGTTCCTTGGTGgagaccagagagacagagactctgCCACAGGATACC GAATGGGAATGGAGGTGTTTGCAACACTGGCTGGAGCAGCAATTCAGGGTCAGATTGTAGGGGTTTACCATGCAAAGAGGGCCCATGACTGCAATATGCTGAACCAAAGTGAAGTTCTTGGTCTATCTGGCTATAACAGTACTTCAGCCCTTACAGACACCCTGCATAATACA AGGAGAGCCTATGTGGTGGCTGCCGTCATCTTGGCTGCCCTGTACTTcatgtgttgtcttgtgttgttCCTGGGAGTGAAAGAACAGTTGG CTCCACTGAGTAAACTGGATCGCATCCAAGTGCCATACCTGACCGGTATGAAGATGGTGTGGAAACACACGCCCTACGTTTGGCTGGTGTTcggcttcctcttctcctcactcgCCTTTCAG ATGGCTCAGGGTAACCTTGCCCTCTTCTGCACCCATGCTGCTGGAATGGCAGGGTATTTCCAACACCTCGTACTCATCCTCCTG GCTTCAGCCACCTTGGCCATTCCAGTGTGGCAGGCTGTGTTGGTGAGAATTGGCAAGAAGACTACCATATTCATCGGCCTGTCT aTGTACATTCCTGCCTTGGCAGGGATTGCCATTGTGAAGAGTAATCTGGTTATCTTCATTCTGATGTCAATATTGGCTGGATCTAGTCTTGCTGCACTTTACCTTTTACCATG GTCAATGCTCCCAGATGTGGTGGACGACTTCAAGGTCAGAAATCCGTCTTGCACAGACCTGGAGCCTATGTTCTACTCATGCTATGTCTTCTTCAACAAATTTGGAGGAGGCATGGCTATAGGAATCTCCACGCTGGCTCTTCA TTTTGCAGGTTACAAGCCTGGTGTGTGCAAACACAACACGGTGGTGATCACAACCCTGCATGTGCTGTTTGCCCCTGTGCCCATCTGTCTGATCCTGGTGGGCATGGCCCTCTTCTACTTCTACCCCATCAACGAGAAGCGACGACAGGAAATCAGGAGTGCACTTGAAGAGGCAGC GAATGGTGGCATGGTGAGAGAGGACTTTCCCCTCTGA
- the fkbp1ab gene encoding FKBP prolyl isomerase 1Ab: MGVEVETITPGDGRTFPKKGQTCVVHYVGSLTDGRKFDSSRDRDKPFKFKIGKQEVIRGWEEGVVQMSVGQRAKLTCTPDFAYGNKGHPGIIPPNATLIFDVELLSLE; the protein is encoded by the exons ATGGGAGTCGAGGTTGAGACAATAACCCCGGGCGATG GAAGGACTTTCCCCAAAAAAGGACAGACGTGTGTGGTGCATTATGTCG GCTCCCTCACCGATGGACGCAAGTTTGACTCTTCCCGTGACCGTGACAAGCCCTTCAAGTTCAAGATtggcaaacaggaagtgatccgtggctgggaggagggagtaGTGCAG ATGAGTGTTGGCCAGAGGGCAAAGCTGACCTGTACACCTGACTTTGCCTATGGCAACAAGGGTCATCCAGGGATCATCCCACCCAATGCAACCCTCATCTTCGATGTGGAGCTGCTCAGCCTGGAGTGA